The window ACCGCCTGATCTTCATAGCGGCGGCCAATCAGGCGCTTGATGGCGAATAATGTATTTTTCGGGTTGGTTACCGCCTGGCGCTTCGCAGACTGGCCCACCAGAATTTCGCCGTCTTTATAGGCAATGATCGACGGCGTTGTGCGCGCGCCTTCAGCATTCTCAATTACTTTAACTTTGTCGCCTTCAAGTACGGCTACGCAAGAGTTTGTTGTACCTAAGTCAATACCAATGATTTTAGCCATTTGGGTGTTTCCTCTAAAATTCTTTTACGATGTTTTCGCTTGTTATCCGATATGAGAGCCATTCAAAATTTTTCAAGCTGCTTTGAAGAAAATATTTTGCAGGCTCCCGCACTTATCAGGCTTATGCGCCGACCATAACCATGGCAGGGCGGAGCAGGCGGCCGTTCAGGGTGTAGCCTTTCTGCAGCACGCTGCCGATCTGGTTGGCTTTGGCTGCCGGGTCAATGCCGACAGCCTGATGCAGTTCTGCGTTAAAGCCGTTTGCGGTGTCCGCTTCGGCAACGCCGAATTTTTCCAGCGAGGCCAGCAGCGATTTCAGGGTCAGCTTGACGCCTTCAACCACAGCATTTTCTTCATCGCCGGCGGCCTGAATAGCGCGCTCTAAATTGTCAACTGAATCCAGCAGCTCCTTGGCGAATTTTTCCAGCACCGTGTCTTTGTGCTTGTCAGACTCACGCTGAATGCGCTCTACGCTTTTCTGCGCTTCATATACGGCATTTGCGGTGCGCGCCTTTTCCAGCTTCAGGCTTTCATCCAGCGCCTTAATGCGCTCTTGCAGGGATTCAACGGAAACTTCAGCCTGCTCTGTTCCAGTCTGCGCTGTTTCCTGCTCCAAAGCCTGCTCTTGCTGAAGATCTTGAGCGTCTTGATTTTGCTCAGTTGCCATTGATTTACTCCGTTTAAATGGGTTTTTAAACATGTACAGTCCCTTTTGCGTCAGTGCTGACAGCGTTCATTCTGAACTGCCATGAGTGTGCAGAATTTCATAATTACTAAAGAGGTCGGGGCTGGCTGCAAAAATTCAAGCGGACTCCGCCATTAAATGCAGGTTTTTATAAAAAATTCTGAGGATTTAAAGGAAATCCGGCATTAAAAAATGATTTTATGCAAGCGGGAATGCCGGATTTGAGCAGCGCCTGCACTTTTAAGCCTGAAGCCGGCTTTCAGGGATGCATTCGCCGGCTGATGCTTTCGGGCGATTTTCAGCGCAGCGCCGCCGGCAGCGGCGGAATCACCGGCTTTCAGCCGCGGATGGCCCTCTGCGCCAATGAGGCAGCAGAAAACGCCGGAAATTAAAAGCAAATTGTCAATGACAAGCGCTGCAAACCGGCTTAGCTTAACTGGGCAGGCGGCGGATTTGAATGCCTGCATATATAGGGCAGGCGGCAGAGCCGCATCAGGCCGGCCGTGCGGCAATGACAAAAAATGAGAAAGGAGTTCTGCGATGACTGCGCTGAATTACAGGCTGCAAGCGCTGCTGGAAAAAGGCCAGGGCACGGCCGTCCGCGCGCTGGACCGGCTGCCGGGCTTTGTGCAGGAAGGCTTGGCCAAAGGGCTGGGCTATCCGCGTATTTATCCCGAGCTGGATCCGCTGATTAAATGCATCATGGCTGCGCAGCTGAAGCAGGGCAAAACTGGCTTTATCGGCGCGGACCTGAACCGCGCCCGCAAGGCTTTTGACCTGCAGATGCAGGCGCTTAAAGCCAAGCCGACGCCGGTCAGGCAGGTCGAAGAGCTGCGCCTGCCTTTGCAAAGCGGGACGGTGTTTGCGCGCCACTATCATCCTGCGCCGAATAAAAAGCTGCCGATGATTGTATTCTTTCATGGCGGCGGCTTTGTGCTGGGCAATCTGGACACGCATGATGAAGCCTGCAGGCTGCTGGCGGTGCATGCCAAAGCGCAGGTGCTGAGCATCGACTATCCTCTGGCGCCTGAAGCCAGCCCGAAGCAGCTGATTCAATGCGCTGAAG is drawn from Acinetobacter sp. WCHAc010034 and contains these coding sequences:
- the grpE gene encoding nucleotide exchange factor GrpE, whose translation is MATEQNQDAQDLQQEQALEQETAQTGTEQAEVSVESLQERIKALDESLKLEKARTANAVYEAQKSVERIQRESDKHKDTVLEKFAKELLDSVDNLERAIQAAGDEENAVVEGVKLTLKSLLASLEKFGVAEADTANGFNAELHQAVGIDPAAKANQIGSVLQKGYTLNGRLLRPAMVMVGA